AAGCTGCTGCCGGAGGATGGCTGCGTTCCCTGGCAGCGGTGAGGCCGAGGACTTGACCAccgaggtggtggtggtggaggagagGGACGGGAGGAGGCCGGGCTGGGCCTGCTGAGGAACCCGATGCTTCCCCTGCCCTAACCTTTGACCTCCTGCCATCCCCTGGTTTGGCTCTGAGGTCGCCCTCCCAGCCCCGCCCCCCAGAGCTGTGTTGGTATTCCTCAGGGGCCAGCGGTTCTGGATATGAGACACCGCCTCTTCGGCCACCATGCCGTCACCCTGCGAGACGTGCAGGCTGGCGTGGACGGTAAATTCCTGAGTCTCGTCGGCCCACAAGTCAGACACACGGCACTCGTACACCCCCTCGTCTTCCTTCTTCACCTTGGACAGGCTGAGGCGGTGGGAGATGGCGTTGCCCTGAACACGCACAGTCTGGAAAAGCAGCAGATTGGCACACTGAGAGATGGCAcatggtccactgcagatcagccACTTTTAATACACATTAATCAACAGAACGAGAGGAGGCTCATGTTTTATGACCAAAGGTTGAGGAACAGGCATCAAAAACCACCGACTCTTGACACTGCATTAGCTGCTCAGCAGACCGACACATTAGTTCTTGCAGAGCCTCAAATTCCCCTAATAATAGAACCCCTTAAGTGCACAAATGTTACACATTACCAGAGCTAAACCTGCCACAGCGTGTTTAACACTGACACCATTTTAAAGGTCTGAGAATAATAAATGTAAATCATGTCTAAAGAAACTAGAACAGCATCAAACTGAAGTAACACTAGTGGGTCAGCTGACTAATAATACACAGAACCCGTACTGAATCTGAACCAGCTCACATAAAATCTTAATGACCAAAGCATATTTATGAATACTAAGCAAGAAGGTGCTGCCACTttccattaaaagaaaaaacaacaaatgatctGTGCAAAAATAAGCCAGAAAAGTCATACAAATAAGATAAACCTAGACTCAAGGTGGTGATGGCTATGCCGTCATGAATGGGGAATGTGTATCTGAAGTAAAAATATCATATTCTACTTTTTGTTAATGCACAACCACATGGCAGCAAGACAATTTGTTGTTTCTCAGCGTAAGCAACCTTCTGATATTCTGTGAAAACCACATGTGAATTTTCAGTCGTGGGGTTGGTATGTGTGGAATAAGAGTCTGAAGAAAAGTGGATACTTACACTTATTTTTGTGGCTTCCCTTGGAACAATCTGAAAAAGAAAGTACTGTGAATGGCACAAATGCTAACAAAACATCAGCAGTTATATAACTAAAAGACGCACATTATGATCAACAATGAAACAGCTTTTGCTTTTATTTGGCAGAGAAAGCAGACAGCATGAACAGAGTTGGTTGCGTACATTTCTCAAAGACGCCATTGATAACCCTCCCTCTCTCTATTTCTATCTCCCCTTTTCCCCCTGCTTGTCTTTTACCCCCACTGCATGTTTTAATGTGCTTAAACCGCAGAGGAAATGCCGCAGATGTGATTGTCCCTGACTCCTCCGACGACTGAAAAAAGACTCAGACTGATTTGTCATGCTGAAGGGAAAACTAATTCCCACTGCGTCCTGCCACAATATCCTATCATGGCGGTTTTAGGCAGCGAACCTGAGAGGAATGTAATGGTGTTGATAACCAACAAGTGCCCTTTCTGCAGTCGGGAGTGACATCGCCCTCGTCCTCACTAATGCACATGCTCTGTTGCTCATGTCTGATTGTAATGACAAACAGTGCACATAAGGTCAGATACATATCAAGAGGATGCAATGATAAGCAGGTAAACAGCCTCGAGTTGTGTTAATGTATGACTCTCAAAGGCCAGAACTTCAAACACTGCTGATCATTTCTTTGGAGAACTACTGTCAGCGTAGATATGAATTAACAAACACAGGCCAAAATATTAGGACATGTGCATGATAGAGCTTTGGATGTCACATTAACAGATGCTGACTGATAAGGGTGGATTATGAAGTGGAATAAAGTGGACTATGCACCAGTCTGCAGCCACTAACACACAGGGAGTTCCAGATAAATGTGTTGCCACCAGTGCTTTGGCATTACCTTGGCTCTGTTGGCCGGGGAGCTGATCTGCAGCTCGTGAGGCAGTTCTTTAGGCACATCCTCCTTCAGGTACCACCACTGGATCTCCAAAGCCATGGGGGCTGAGCTGACAGCCTTGAAGGCGCAGGGCATCTCCACATCCTCTCCCTCCCCCACACTTACATCTTTAGGGACTTCAGTAAATGCAGCTTTGGTGTTCGAGAGAGAAAGAcgaggggaggaaaaaaaaaaaaaaaaaagagagagattaGAGCCGATGTGAAACTGCTGTTGTATAGCATGTATGAGACTAAAACAAGCCTGTAGTGAATGCCTTTTTGCTATTTTCAGCTTACTCACTAAAGCCCACCCATTAactgtgatttatttttaatgagGATTTATAGACATTAATGATTTTTATTAGAGCACCTGTGACCTATAATCTGTTTTAGGCTTTATTTCAATCAAACGATGGAAACCAAGtctgtgttttgctttgtttttttaaagatctAAGCTCATTCAGACACATGAAGTAACTTCATATGTGGTGttatgatgttttgtctttttttggatcTGACAACACTAGGGTGAATCCTGCAGACAGGTGGCTTCTTTAACATTACACTTCAAGTCAGAGTCTATTCcagatttatttcatttcatccCTCAtttgctttctctctctctctttcctttgGGGTCGTGTTTGGAGGTTCACTTACCATTTGCACAAATCATAAAGGGCGAATTGAGAATGAAGTAATAAAGGAGGCTGTAGAGTCCTGTTTTTTCCATGTCACAGAAAGGCTTGACACACGCAGCTCGGACATTAGATGGTCATTTGACCTGGATGTGTGGCGTCCTGTTCAACTGCCTTACTCAAATAACTCCAAATATGGACACAGAAGAACCACAATCCAGAGGCACGAGCCGCCGCATCAGCCAGGCAACATGTACAATCCGGAGGTGAGCTCgcgcatcattaaaaaaaaaaaacaaaaaacaacaaaacactgagaggaggaggaggaggaacaattCGTCGGCAAGTTAAGTCAAATAAGTGCTTTTAATCCCTCAGTGGACGTGGAGGCTCCTTTTATTTCCCGTCGGTCGTCGTGTAGAAGTGGAAACCGAACTTCCCGGTCAGCGACAGAAACCTGCTCTTCATCATCACCCCGCTTCCCTGGCGAAGGAAAGCTCTCCCGGGCTCCGCTCCAAGACCCATCACATAACCGGTCCTCTGTGTATGTGCGTGTatcagagagaggaggaggaggaggaagaggaggaggaggaagaagaagaggaggaggagggggagccgCAACAGCACGAGCCGGAGAGGAGACACGcagacacagaagaagaagaagaagaagaaaaggatgaGAAGTTCTTCCCCCAGTCTGAACTGATGAGTAGTGAAGAGCCGGAGGTTTGAGTCTGTTTGTCCGTCACAGCCTCcactggtctgtctgtgtgtctgtctgtctgtctgtctgtgtgtctgtctgctgcCTCTGTCACCGACCTGGACGGATCCTGGGGCTCGATGTGCGGCGCGTGCAGCAGAGGTCCCTGGGCGAcaactctcactctctctctctctctctctctctctctctcgctcgctcgctcactcactcactctctctttctccctttccCTCCCCCTTCACTGCTTTTCTTACTGCCCTTAAATaatacctctctctctctctctttctctcatctctctctcactctgtttatccccttcccctctctctctctctctctctctctctctctctctctctctctctctctctctcactcactctctctgtctccctttcCCTCCCCCTTCACTGCTTTTCTTACTGCCCTTAAATaatacctctctctctctctctctctctctctctctctctcactcactctctctgtctccctttcCCTCCCCCTTCACTGCTTTTCTTACTGCCCTTAAATaatacctctctctctctctctctctctctctctctctctctctctctctctcactctgtttcttcccttcctctctctctctctctctctctctctctctctctctctctctctcactcactctctctgtctccctttcCCTCCCCTTTCACTGCTTTTCTTACTGCCCTTAAATAATACCGCCCccctctctcatctttctctcactctgtttctcccttcctctctcactctctctctctctctatcatctACCTCTCTTACCCTGTCTCTCCCTTTCAcccgctctctctctttctctccctctttctttccCTCCCCCTTCTCTGTTTTCCTTACTGCCCTTAAATtatacctctctctctctcactctgtttCTCCCCTCCCCCCCCTCAATCATCTACCTCTCTTACTCTGTCTCTCcctttcccctctctctctctttcatctctctctcactccatttctcccctccctctctctctctctatcatcGACCTCTCTTACTCTGTCTCTCCCTtttcccttcctctctctctctttcatctctctctcactctgtttCTCCCCttcctcgctctctctctctctctctctatcatctacctctcttactctctctccccttcccctctctctctctctctctctctctctctctctctttcttcccctCTTTCTTTCCCTCccctttctctgtttttcttattGCCCTTAAATAAtacccctctccctccctcccactttctgtctctttgtctttctctttctgtctttttgtctctctctttctccccccCCCTTCtatctctttgtctctctctttctgtctcttgcCCCCCCCTtctgtctctttgtctctctttctgtctcactCTATCTCTCTTTCTACCCCCCTCCCTCTCCCTTTCTGTCTCTTTCTATTTCTCTCCCCCCTTCTCGTTCTTTTTCTTACTGCCCTCAAAtaataatacccccccccccccccgacccccaccctctcacccacccacccacccacacatatCAAAACACACACTACCATGCAGTTGTTATATCTGTCACAACTAGAGCTACAGCTTTAAGTTAAAGGCATCAACATAATCTATAGTGCCCTCAGACAGATTCCCGAGGCTTAATTCTGATTAAAGCCCGGCCTGAGTCTAATGCCGCCGTATGAAAACCATTCAGACTAGTGTGTAGAGTGGGAAACTGGCCGGGGTTAATGATGTGTTTTATTTCACCGTGGTATGTGGCCGTCAGTTTGGAGCACATCCAACACCTGCATGGGCATGAATGTCAGTGGAGTGTCATCTTCTATAACCTAGAAACGACGAGCACCTCACAGGAAACGACAAAGATACTGAAAGGACACAGAGGCGCCATGTACAGTATGTTATATAGGTACGTCAggatacagttttttttatttatttttttattttatttactgattggtCGATGCTTTGACAACATTGTTTCCTGAAACTTACAGGTTTTACTCTGTGAAAATCATGAAATAAGCCTAAATCACAAAATTTAGAATGAAAAATTCCCCTGGAAACTTTTCTTACTTAACAAAACTTCTTTGCTTCTTGCATTATATAAGCTGTAAATGTGTTCCTCCAGTCAcacatgaatgaatgttttatttcaaatgtgtaaataatataagaaaaacaccaaCAAAGTAAAGGCCCAAAGCAAATgatcaaaataaaactacaaaacaaaaaacaaaacaaaaagaagagcAAAATTGTATTAATATATGAAAGAAATACTTAATAATCACATCACTTATAATTAAAGAAAGAGTATTTTGAGAGACTGTTTTGTCTTCagaaaacatttgattaaaaCCATAAATTGTTCATAATGTTGAAAGAAATACAGATTCAATGCCCCACTCTAAAGGCGCAGACTCAATGCGGACATACGCCGGGCACGTACGCGCAAAGCTCAATTTTTATGACCGTGCAGACTGCATGTCCacgtacttggtgtcacacaatagaTTGCTCAGTGGGAAGTCCTCACATCgacctgttttaaatgtgaaattggtacgctcgactatgaaacctcaaacatcCGCGGAGCTCACAGTACGTGCACAGTACGCCCGACTCTGTGGGAGCTTTAACTCTATATAAACTAGAGAAAGCTCCAATTTACACTTATCTGATCTGTAAACATGCACACATGGTTTACCATTGGATTTAAAATCAGAAATCTTTACCTAATGAGCTGATTTCCTGATGTTTTCCGATAGTCAGCCACTAATTACACAGATCATTACCCTCGATTCCATATTGTTGGGCTGACCTTCCTTACTGGTTtgatcttttatatttattcagcTGCTACAGAATTATGACATCTGGATACTTTCAAATGTTATAGAAGATCTGACTGCAAACTATCCCAGTTTACCTCGAAATACCATGTTGTAGGTTTCACAGTTTGTTAGGAGGGCTGATGTCTTATCATCCTATAAAGATGAACAATCCAGCTTTGAGGGATAAGTCATTTTAAGAGCAGAATAAATCCCAAAGAGCATTATGAAGCACCCAGTGACCGAGTGTAAAGACCTGGTGCATTCCAGTGAAATCAGAGCTCTGCAAAACTGGGCAGTTTAGATCAATTCCCCAATTCCAAtgcaccccttggccctcccccttacccctaccccttggcccttgcacttggcactaccccttggcccttgcacttggcattaCCCCTTGGaacagagttgcaaggggtagaggttgaaacattcccctatgaaatgagacaacccttcgagacctgttatgtcatcgatgccgctataaacagatgcgacattTTTGTTTCCGAAAGCGttcaccatgctgtcagcagctgtaaccatgtCTGTTGCATGGGTTTTGGTCatcttttttgcagctatcaactaaaaactgcagaaatgcaaacataaaacattgaaactgcattaaacggtcgaccaaatgatgaagttgtttacgaagaaaatgcgtacatttgtgtgtttctctcATCACACTGCTGAACTTTTTCGCTGTGTTTACCTCTGTCTCGCCGATGATTCGGACAGAATTATGgcagatttctcatacccctctgtttgtactgtggtcctgaaaaaaaacagccctcccccttagcccttcccctccgactcatcgagaatcaggacactCCTACCCCATCACGTGAGTGCgccaaatggaggggtagggataaggggtgaattgggattgggctacattcagacagcaggtcttaactcagaattcagattttttggtgcagttcgattttttgtgtgctcgttcatattacaaattaaatgcaacttctatcagttttgagtatgaactgaatgcgtcCCTGAAGGGACCCGCGTGCGCAAAAGACGTCCTAATGTAATACGTGATCACGCAGGCACactctgtgtttacagaagtgacatccctgggacgcagaattgtgacgtttgtcgcatttcaatgatgtaaaggtcggataaatgcgacctggctgatcagactgaagtcgcatggcaaaatatcagatacgtatcagatttcagaccacatatgaaagtggcctgggtcagatttgaaaaaaattggatttgtgctgttcaaactgtcttcaacagatcagatacaggtcacatatgggcaaaaaaaaaatgatctgggccacatttgcctgcaggcTGAACGTAGCCTTACGTCTAGTGCTTTAGTTTGTACCTTAGTGCATCCACATATTAGCCACAGATGTGTTCTTTCCTTGGAGATCCAATAAAAAGTCTAGTAAATTAGTAGTAAAGTACTGATTTTTGACATATAGGGCTTTGAGCAATCTGTATCCAGAGATGTAAGACTTATTCCATTTGATGAttcatttatggattttttttacttttatcttTCTGCATGTCTGACTGTTCCCCAGGACAGAAATCTACCATTAAAAATTGGTCgcaataaataaactttttataGCCGACACTCTCTCGGTGCAGAGAAATATTCCAGAAGatcattcagcaccatggacagcgatagggatttttgttttgttttgttttttcaggtgtagAAAGGCACTGAAAACAGGAAGTCTCAGAAGACTCTCTGGAAATATTACACAGGAAACATTTATTGGAATGAGTGCATGAGAACAGACATTACTCTTTGCCCAAAACAGGAGAGTGAAGAATTGATATGTGATGCGATGCATTTccctttgtgtaaaacttatataGTGCAGATATCACTACTGAGTTATTGGTCTGAGATGGAAGATGGAGTGAGTTTGTCTCCATAGCTGGGTGAATAGTGTCAATATACCTTTAACCTATATATACACCAAACCAAAGGAGCTCATAGGCAATGTCATATGTATTCACATtctgaacagagacagaaactgaAGAGTTAATATATAGTATGTCTACGGACCTTGGGTTGTGGACATTTTTCTCTGCAGAGAATACAGGGTAAAGTTTGCAGACAGCAGCACGCCTTGACCTGCAGCCTGACCTCAGATCTAAGAGATGGTTAAAACCACGAGTTAAGGGAAGATTTCTGTAAGAGACAGTACAGCAGACAGACTGAAGCAGAAACAGAACACATATAAATATTTACCGTATAACTATTTTTTCAAAGCAAAACAGGAGAAATCCAGCAAACACAGATTTTAATGCTGAGAAGAAAGACTGCTGTGTTACTATGACAACAATAAGAGTAACAGTAAGCTGTCATGGCTAATTATTTATTTAAGAGGCTTTGTAATACGTTATTTTGATATTAATTGCTTCTTTTCGGTTTGGTAATGGAGAGATGTGGCCTCGTGTTTGTGAATTTGATGAAAATGAAACGCCATTGAGATGTGAAATAAAATATGAGAAATTAACAGAGGAAGTAATGTCACACTCATTACCCATCCTTCTAAAAACATAGATCTGTTCAAACACTCTCATTTCCACAATAGTTTtagtttctgaaaaaaattacaaaatcaaCTTATTTGTACCTAATAGGTGATTACACAAAGCATGCCTCATTAGGATGCAACTCCAAACATGTTTTCCAGAGTTCATGAAACTGTTTTACATTCGCAATTGcatttcatttgtttctttgtctAAGCAGCTcatacattttctttgtgaaatgcTTTGCGAGAAAACAGTCAATTAGCAGCTCTATTGGAAAAATAAAGTGATTTCAGCATGTACAGTGACATTTCCAATTGTGATTATTTTGCTACCTTCCCCTTGGAAAATGTCATATGAGAGAGTAACGCAAGAAAACAGTTTCCAATGCACAGACCTCATTTCCAGAAAAGGAAAATAATACAGTAAAAAGCAAAACCTGTGATTTATTCAATCATGTATaaagtgtgtgtattttgtaactaTGGTGCTGTATTGTCAGAACTGGTATTGTCCTGATGAAATAATCACAGCATTCAGGGAAAAGATGTCGACCTGATGGTGGAATATGTCCCTTTAAATATCACATCGACAGTACCTTCACACATATGAAGGTGATATGtgacacttatttattttttgtttttgttttttaggccTTGTTGAACCACAGCATACTTTGGACTCATCTGAGACCGGCTTAGAGAGAACTCAAGAGTTTCTGCACAGTACagagtgtccacaaagtctcttacaataaaaaaaaactattacaaaagcaactgatgagttatgttaatcagatttgttctacgtactcagtggttatcagagtttttaatcacattgtgggatcattggtccatttttcttcagcgagagatcaattactgcaaatgtttaccgTGACCTTTTGACTGGAGATgtggcaccacaactggatgaccttcaaccaaccatcattttccaggtagatggtgcaccaccacattaggGACTGCATGTcagtgggttcctaaatcaaacatttccagaccggtggattggaagggacgGTCCAATTCCCTGGCCACCTTGTTCTCCAGATATCTTTCTAGGGCAGTGGGGGGCAGGGCTCGGCCGGTTTCCgtcctactgataatactgtgGGGGGTACAGAGCGGTGTGGACCATGCTGCCcacggaagtgaaaatgaaacttaacactcattttccttttccctacctccttaagcttcgcaaactttcatttgagggggtaggacgtttgtcctggctttttatacagagtggggaagcaaaatttacaatattttgaggcagggattgaaagacagtgtatgaccaattagtttattgaaagtcatgagaatttatttgccacaagaaaatttacagaatagaaaatgtttttattctatgtgtcctccttctttctcaataactgccttcacacacttcctgaaacttgcgcaagtgttcctcaaatattcgggtgacaacttctcccattcttctttaatagtatcttccagactttctcgtaatagttttgctcatagtcattctcttctttacattataaacagtctttatggacactccaactatttttgaaatctcctttggtgtgacaagtgcattcagcaaatcacacactctttgatgtttgctttcctgattactcatatgggcaaaagtttctgaaaaggtatggataatagtgttaggtatgattatgacatcaatatatgtttggtttcaaaacaattgatgtagtgcctgctgagaaaaaacaactaaatgttcattgtaaattttgcttccccaccctgtatattatacatatgtataataaatcTAATgcaacagtgatgatttttttgttttaaatgtatggtgtggcagcaAGCAGCGccacagcaaaaccttaccagtggaaacgcttcagttattgatatctttgctactttttcttgagttttctctgtttctgatataataaccctcaactttaacctgagctttatgaacatctacatgatcagtgaaattaatataacaaaagtacctgattttcactgaaacaatgcaaaatacagatgatattattataatatatggtgataaattactcaagaaaggttaaatagagagaaaaattcatttgggaaatgacataaaaagtagcactgggtccgtATGggtcaaaggttttttttttgtgtggtttttttttttccataaagttTTATGTTGGAATCTGTGTTCATCCAAAGTTAATGTGATAAAGTCAGACCTGGAGTGGCTAATCAGGAAGATATGGACATTTCCCGGTGGGCTGGGCAGAGTTTAGGCTGCCAGGGCcggtgttcttttttttgtttgtttgtttgttttgcaggtgGACCTTGACATAGCAAATACACAGTGTGCCTTGAATGAGGTAAAGAGAAAGGATGTAGAACACACAGTGACGGTCAGTGTGAAAAATGGAAAGTAAAAAGAGCAAGGATGGTGCAGAAAAGGCACGAatcaaaaagaggaaagctcttcaGGCCAATGAAGGCAAATGTGCGAAAACGAGCTCACAGTTTGAAACAACAGAGGAGGATGAAATGGGTAAGACAACAAGTTGAACAAAATGCAACAACTTTGCCTGAAAACCACTGTTCAAGTTAATGTGTGCACTGAGAAAGAAATTCTCATGTCTTTGGCCAATGATACTGTAATAAACAAAGTAGCAGAGACCAGTGCTCTGCTCAGGCGTTTATTAATCTTTTAGGCCATGTCTCTTTGAAACTATgcagaggaagaaaagagaatgGCATCATTAAAAACGTATGTTCTACTGTGAATAACAAACTTGCAGAGAACGGTGCaataattattttattctttatttataatGATTATATGTCTCTGAACACTAAtttgctattttattttatttattcttttatttaatttgagGTTTGGATATCTGTAAACAATTAGTTGAATAGAGTATAGATTCTGATATTGTTGAAAAGGATGTGGTGTTGTAAAGAAGAATGTTAGAGATGTGCACTCAGATTGTGAAGTAACCCTTGCACTGAATGGAAATATTTTCGAAAAATACACAGAATTACAAGGTTGTTGAGAACAGTCCACTATTTTAGACTAACATGTaggaaaataaatacatgatttaaatataatgggtcgtgatctaaagtgggctggtctGAGGTTTGAAACTCCAGAGCTGAAAATGAGTCCCACTCATGGATAAAGCagtaaaagacttttttttttattttattatttttttttatttattttgttttgtaattataatgaagatttcttgttagataaataacaaaaacaatataaaagaacaGAGAGTAACATTTGTATCAGCGAAAAAGTCTCCTTTTATATACCAGTACTGGGCATACATTTTGTGGTTGATGCATCCTTTGTCACAACCCATCACTGTGAAGACTAATCCTTTAGTTACTGAAGCTTCTTTTATCTCCAGTCTTGATCCTGCCACCTTTTACTAATTAATTGTTCTTTGTGGAATCTGCCAAATAATTGTTGTTACCTATATGTTCTATAAacttttcagttttagtttgtcTCCGTCTGAACTCTGAGTGTTTTGCAGACACCATAGTCTAAATTTACTTGTATTTACAACATATTATCATGTGAAAACATTGAAAATCTTTTAGTTTGTGTCTCTGTCTGTAAGTCCAAACATTTTTAGACATACTTTTTAACCCGCCCCCtcaaggagaggcaaggggtattgtttttggtttggtttgtttgtttgtttaacactctagcagcaaaactattggttgaattcataccaaattgggtttatacattaccaGTGACACAGAAatgatctcattatattttgagaaaagtaggtcaaagttcaaattttttatgaaattttcaaatctttttttttcgcctgtttacatataatgggcgaaatttcaaatgtctggagcagcaaaactattagttgaattcatactaaattgggtttatagattgccagtggcccagaataaatgtgattacattttgggaaaagtacgtcaaggttcaaattttttatgaattttttatatcttttgttttctcccatttacttataatgggtgagctTTCACATATtgattaaaaacatcaatttcgttTCAACTTAcgttaaacttggcacatatatagaggcaattgatatgctgacatcaccacatgcatagacatgatgacatcagctggatcgatgccaaaataagatacaatacgtgcgaggggcggggtttgttgtgcctggcaccacttgtttttgtacGATATTAATTGACCACGTAGATAAATCTTGTCTAATAGAGGCTACTCAATACAGTAACTAATATGGTGGACTTTGAAATCTACTGAAATCCAGTCACTTGGCAAACAATTCAGAGAAGAAGAAACATCCAATATAATGGATACCCATTTTACAATGCAGTACGTAGATTATTCAACATAAAATAGATGTCATTCTCTACCGATCGATCATttactgtatattatattttttagaATTGAATTGCAGAAGCTCATGGATCAGCAGCCAGACAGGAAGAGTGTCTGCAGAAAAGgtgtgtgtataaatattaaaattaatGATGAATGAATTCACTTTCACACTGCCATGGGTTACTGTCACAGAAAGGAGGCATGGTTAATAATATTTGTAA
This sequence is a window from Sphaeramia orbicularis chromosome 3, fSphaOr1.1, whole genome shotgun sequence. Protein-coding genes within it:
- the vstm2b gene encoding V-set and transmembrane domain-containing protein 2B isoform X2, which gives rise to MEKTGLYSLLYYFILNSPFMICANAAFTEVPKDVSVGEGEDVEMPCAFKAVSSAPMALEIQWWYLKEDVPKELPHELQISSPANRAKIVPREATKISTVRVQGNAISHRLSLSKVKKEDEGVYECRVSDLWADETQEFTVHASLHVSQGDGMVAEEAVSHIQNRWPLRNTNTALGGGAGRATSEPNQGMAGGQRLGQGKHRVPQQAQPGLLPSLSSTTTTSVVKSSASPLPGNAAILRQQLGAGCSCNEHHGPPPLHHPPVPA
- the vstm2b gene encoding V-set and transmembrane domain-containing protein 2B isoform X1, translating into MEKTGLYSLLYYFILNSPFMICANAAFTEVPKDVSVGEGEDVEMPCAFKAVSSAPMALEIQWWYLKEDVPKELPHELQISSPANRAKIVPREATKISTVRVQGNAISHRLSLSKVKKEDEGVYECRVSDLWADETQEFTVHASLHVSQGDGMVAEEAVSHIQNRWPLRNTNTALGGGAGRATSEPNQGMAGGQRLGQGKHRVPQQAQPGLLPSLSSTTTTSVVKSSASPLPGNAAILRQQLGAGCSVMSTMDPLLCITLLFLHKLIPFLLAH